A stretch of Arvicanthis niloticus isolate mArvNil1 unplaced genomic scaffold, mArvNil1.pat.X pat_scaffold_315_arrow_ctg1, whole genome shotgun sequence DNA encodes these proteins:
- the LOC117701900 gene encoding replication protein A 70 kDa DNA-binding subunit-like — protein sequence MVGHLSEGAIAAIMQQGDTSIKPVLQVINIRPITTGNSPPRYRLLMSDGLNTLSSFMLATQLNTLVEGGKLASNCVCQVHRFIVNTLKDGRYALPFPLACTVGGKYLSKVQVGVFIKAVKSFSWTQSNIGIRGEVTLETSENRLK from the exons GCCATAATGCAGCAGGGAGATACATCCATAAAGCCCGTCCTTCAAGTCATT AACATCCGACCCATTACTACAGGGAATAGTCCACCCCGGTACCGACTGCTTATGAGTGATGGGTTGAACACGCTTTCCT cttTCATGCTGGCCACACAGCTGAACACCCTGGTGGAGGGGGGGAAGCTGGCCAGCAACTGTGTCTGCCAGGTCCACCGGTTCATCGTTAACACCCTGAAAGACGGAAGGTATGCGCTTCCTTTTCCACTTGCCTGTACTGTAGGTGGGAAGTACCTGTCGAAAGTTCAGGTAGGAGTTTTTATCAAGGCGGTGAAGAGCTTCAGCTGGACTCAGAGTAACATTGGCATCAGGGGAGAAGTAACATTGGAAACCTCGGAGAACAGATTAAAGTAG